A window of Procambarus clarkii isolate CNS0578487 chromosome 9, FALCON_Pclarkii_2.0, whole genome shotgun sequence contains these coding sequences:
- the LOC123766172 gene encoding bestrophin homolog 17 isoform X2: MTVTYTSQVATCSGFGCFWKLLFRWKGSIYKLVWPELLVYSIAFYLFSFTYRFALSEDQKRLFEKVSVFCQYFSDLIPLSFVLGFYVSIVVQRWWEQYLSLPWPDSLALFVSTSIHGQDERARLMRRTIVRYCNLSMLITLTMIAPAVKKRFPTKEHLIEAGFMTSNEKKIFDALDEKTSHPKYWMPLVWAGSIVTRARKEGRIRDDFAVKTIIDEINRFRGLCGGLLSYDWISIPLVYTQVVTLAVYSFFLATIMGRQFLDPKQNINKHHVDFYVPIFTFLQFFFYMGWLKVAESLVNPFGEDDDDFEVNWLVDRNLQVSYLIVDEMHSEHPELIQDMYWDEVFPQELPYTIASEAFRREPPQGSTANIEVPDAEQEFLPMLEEEEDEGINESMSGYPGDVENGSKAIDIMKKSPRSSHSGIASSQPMPRKPSVLSMLWNRMKSDSHDNVRRAHIRPNASTTSFRHRRHRGLMRSASRVSSTSHVTSQSPEMIARNQTLAAQDSAIFRMSDLSINAPATDEISSPRPKGRLNSYDDDEPILIKIKRRDQDGHVIMSHSSDDFDMTQEPTRSQLFHKQKRPGSSKIPIEKKPTNETISPVAKSSTSGDNRSMGSNASIRTSIFQGDADDTVISEEEEEEKEETELMQHKKRGGLSTMNLKGLSKILSPTRSFHGEPSASSSPIKPSSSEALATGTSHPEHLSRVDYERQSSTRSQKQDGASASEPVSPSPKSPVTHWRNAQSLATLNASNKATSSQSVTSPPAETDNSTFYKPFSGDLNIFVEEASPESGSPEKVFSTLQTEQASGDADISEQSVAKDALETIIEGPLETISEDKFEDEASSRKRLISESELEAIPEAEDSYSILESKKLLDD, encoded by the exons GTTATTTGAGAAGGTGTCAGTGTTCTGCCAGTACTTCAGTGACTTGATACCACTGTCATTCGTGCTTGGGTTTTACGTTTCCATAGTAGTACAGCGGTGGTGGGAGCAGTACCTCTCCCTGCCATGGCCagactctctggctctctttgtcTCTACATCTATCCACGGCCAG GATGAACGTGCCAGACTTATGAGACGAACAATTGTACGCTATTGTAATCTCTCAATGCTCATTACTTTGACAATGATAGCCCCAGCAGTCAAGAAGCGATTTCCGACCAAAGAGCATTTGATAGAAGCTG GTTTTATGACATCAAATGAAAAGAAAATTTTTGATGCCCTTGATGAAAAAACTTCCCACCCAAAATATTGGATGCCATTAGTGTGGGCTGGCAGTATTGTTACCAGAGCTAGGAAAGAGGGCAGAATCAGGGATGATTTTGCTGTTAAGACAATCATAGATGAGATCAACAGATTCCGAGGACTATGTGGAGGACTTTTAAGTTATGACTGGATAAGCATCCCATTAGTTTACACACAG GTGGTGACATTGGCTGTTTACTCCTTTTTTCTTGCCACCATCATGGGTCGTCAGTTTCTCGATCCaaaacaaaatatcaacaaaCATCATGTCGACTTCTATGTGCCAATCTTCACATTTCTGCAGTTTTTCTTCTACATGGGTTGGCTGAAGGTTGCTGAATCTTTGGTTAATCCCTTTGGAGAAGATGATGATGATTTTGAAGTCAATTGGCTGGTGGACAGAAATTTGCAG GTCTCGTACCTTATTGTGGATGAAATGCACAGTGAACATCCAGAACTTATTCAGGACATGTATTGGGATGAAGTATTCCCTCAAGAACTTCCATACACGATCGCTTCGGAGGCATTCAGACGGGAACCTCCACAAGGTTCAACTGCAAATATTGAAGTACCAGATGCAGAACAAGAATTCTTGCCTatgttggaagaggaggaggatgagggaataAATGAATCCATGTCTGGTTATCCG GGTGATGTAGAAAATGGTTCAAAAGCTATTGATATAATGAAGAAAAGTCCAAGGTCATCTCATTCTGGGATAGCTTCGTCTCAGCCCATGCCTCGGAAACCTTCTGTGTTGTCAATGTTATGGAACCGGATGAAATCTGACAGTCATGACAATGTCCGGCGTGCACACATTAGACCAAACG CAAGTACCACATCATTTCGCCATAGGCGGCATCGTGGCTTGATGAGATCAGCATCACGAGTGTCATCAACATCCCATGTAACTTCTCAGAGCCCAGAGATGATTGCAAGAAATCAAACTCTGGCAGCACAG GATAGTGCCATTTTTCGCATGTCAGATCTATCAATTAACGCACCTGCCACGGATGAAATTTCCAGTCCGCGACCTAAAGGCAGACTTAATTCCTACGATGATGATGAGCCAATACTTATTAAAATAAAACGCAGAGACCAAGATG GGCACGTTATTATGTCACACTCTTCTGATGACTTCGACATGACACAAGAACCCACTCGATCACaactatttcataaacaaaagagaCCAGGATCAAGTAAGATACCTATTGAA AAAAAACCCACTAATGAGACAATATCTCCAGTGGCTAAAAGCTCAACAAGTGGAGATAACAGGAGTATGGGTAGCAATGCATCAATCCGCACGTCAATATTCCAGGGAGATGCTGATGACACAGTGAttagtgaagaggaggaggaagagaaagaagaGACAG AATTGATGCAGCATAAGAAAAGGGGAGGCCTGAGCACCATGAACCTCAAAGGATTATCCAAGATCCTCAGTCCAACAAGGTCATTCCATGGGGAACCCAGTGCATCATCCTCCCCCATTAAACCCAG CAGCAGTGAAGCCTTAGCCACGGGAACGTCTCACCCGGAGCACCTTTCACGTGTAGATTATGAGCGTCAAAGTAGCACCAGGTCACAAAAACAGGACGGAGCTAGTGCTAGTGAACCAGTGTCCCCAAGTCCCAAGTCTCCGGTAACCCATTGGAGAAATGCTCAGAGTCTTGCCACTCTGAATGCTTCAAACAAAGCTACAAGCTCTCAGTCTGTGACTTCTCCACCTGCTGAGACAGATAATTCTACATTTTATAAGCCATTCAGTGGAGATCTGAACATATTTGTCGAAGAAGCAAGTCCAGAAAGTGGCAGTCCAGAAAAAGTATTTAGTACACTGCAAACTGAACAAGCATCTGGAGATGCTGATATTTCAGAACAATCAGTAGCTAAGGATGCACTAGAAACAATAATTGAAGGCCCATTAGAAACTATATCGGAAGATAAATTTGAGGATGAGGCATCGAGTAGAAAGAGGCTCATTTCAGAAAGTGAATTAGAAGCAATACCAGAAGCAGAAGACAGTTATAGTATTCTTGAAAGTAAGAAATTGTTGGACGATTGA
- the LOC123766172 gene encoding bestrophin-4 isoform X6 codes for MTVTYTSQVATCSGFGCFWKLLFRWKGSIYKLVWPELLVYSIAFYLFSFTYRFALSEDQKRLFEKVSVFCQYFSDLIPLSFVLGFYVSIVVQRWWEQYLSLPWPDSLALFVSTSIHGQDERSRLMRRTVMRYVNLTELITLIMISPTVKKRFPTLDHLVEAGFMTSNEKKIFDALDEKTSHPKYWMPLVWAGSIVTRARKEGRIRDDFAVKTIIDEINRFRGLCGGLLSYDWISIPLVYTQVVTLAVYSFFLATIMGRQFLDPKQNINKHHVDFYVPIFTFLQFFFYMGWLKVAESLVNPFGEDDDDFEVNWLVDRNLQVSYLIVDEMHSEHPELIQDMYWDEVFPQELPYTIASEAFRREPPQGSTANIEVPDAEQEFLPMLEEEEDEGINESMSGYPGDVENGSKAIDIMKKSPRSSHSGIASSQPMPRKPSVLSMLWNRMKSDSHDNVRRAHIRPNASTTSFRHRRHRGLMRSASRVSSTSHVTSQSPEMIARNQTLAAQDSAIFRMSDLSINAPATDEISSPRPKGRLNSYDDDEPILIKIKRRDQDGHVIMSHSSDDFDMTQEPTRSQLFHKQKRPGSSKIPIEKKPTNETISPVAKSSTSGDNRSMGSNASIRTSIFQGDADDTVISEEEEEEKEETAAVKP; via the exons GTTATTTGAGAAGGTGTCAGTGTTCTGCCAGTACTTCAGTGACTTGATACCACTGTCATTCGTGCTTGGGTTTTACGTTTCCATAGTAGTACAGCGGTGGTGGGAGCAGTACCTCTCCCTGCCATGGCCagactctctggctctctttgtcTCTACATCTATCCACGGCCAG GATGAGCGATCGCGTCTGATGCGGAGAACGGTCATGCGCTACGTCAATCTTACTGAACTCATCACGCTTATCATGATCAGTCCCACTGTCAAGAAGCGGTTCCCTACCCTTGATCACTTGGTTGAAGCAG GTTTTATGACATCAAATGAAAAGAAAATTTTTGATGCCCTTGATGAAAAAACTTCCCACCCAAAATATTGGATGCCATTAGTGTGGGCTGGCAGTATTGTTACCAGAGCTAGGAAAGAGGGCAGAATCAGGGATGATTTTGCTGTTAAGACAATCATAGATGAGATCAACAGATTCCGAGGACTATGTGGAGGACTTTTAAGTTATGACTGGATAAGCATCCCATTAGTTTACACACAG GTGGTGACATTGGCTGTTTACTCCTTTTTTCTTGCCACCATCATGGGTCGTCAGTTTCTCGATCCaaaacaaaatatcaacaaaCATCATGTCGACTTCTATGTGCCAATCTTCACATTTCTGCAGTTTTTCTTCTACATGGGTTGGCTGAAGGTTGCTGAATCTTTGGTTAATCCCTTTGGAGAAGATGATGATGATTTTGAAGTCAATTGGCTGGTGGACAGAAATTTGCAG GTCTCGTACCTTATTGTGGATGAAATGCACAGTGAACATCCAGAACTTATTCAGGACATGTATTGGGATGAAGTATTCCCTCAAGAACTTCCATACACGATCGCTTCGGAGGCATTCAGACGGGAACCTCCACAAGGTTCAACTGCAAATATTGAAGTACCAGATGCAGAACAAGAATTCTTGCCTatgttggaagaggaggaggatgagggaataAATGAATCCATGTCTGGTTATCCG GGTGATGTAGAAAATGGTTCAAAAGCTATTGATATAATGAAGAAAAGTCCAAGGTCATCTCATTCTGGGATAGCTTCGTCTCAGCCCATGCCTCGGAAACCTTCTGTGTTGTCAATGTTATGGAACCGGATGAAATCTGACAGTCATGACAATGTCCGGCGTGCACACATTAGACCAAACG CAAGTACCACATCATTTCGCCATAGGCGGCATCGTGGCTTGATGAGATCAGCATCACGAGTGTCATCAACATCCCATGTAACTTCTCAGAGCCCAGAGATGATTGCAAGAAATCAAACTCTGGCAGCACAG GATAGTGCCATTTTTCGCATGTCAGATCTATCAATTAACGCACCTGCCACGGATGAAATTTCCAGTCCGCGACCTAAAGGCAGACTTAATTCCTACGATGATGATGAGCCAATACTTATTAAAATAAAACGCAGAGACCAAGATG GGCACGTTATTATGTCACACTCTTCTGATGACTTCGACATGACACAAGAACCCACTCGATCACaactatttcataaacaaaagagaCCAGGATCAAGTAAGATACCTATTGAA AAAAAACCCACTAATGAGACAATATCTCCAGTGGCTAAAAGCTCAACAAGTGGAGATAACAGGAGTATGGGTAGCAATGCATCAATCCGCACGTCAATATTCCAGGGAGATGCTGATGACACAGTGAttagtgaagaggaggaggaagagaaagaagaGACAG CAGCAGTGAAGCCTTAG
- the LOC123766172 gene encoding bestrophin-4 isoform X7 — MTVTYTSQVATCSGFGCFWKLLFRWKGSIYKLVWPELLVYSIAFYLFSFTYRFALSEDQKRLFEKVSVFCQYFSDLIPLSFVLGFYVSIVVQRWWEQYLSLPWPDSLALFVSTSIHGQDERSRLMRRTVMRYVNLTELITLIMISPTVKKRFPTLDHLVEAGFMTSNEKKIFDALDEKTSHPKYWMPLVWAGSIVTRARKEGRIRDDFAVKTIIDEINRFRGLCGGLLSYDWISIPLVYTQVVTLAVYSFFLATIMGRQFLDPKQNINKHHVDFYVPIFTFLQFFFYMGWLKVAESLVNPFGEDDDDFEVNWLVDRNLQVSYLIVDEMHSEHPELIQDMYWDEVFPQELPYTIASEAFRREPPQGSTANIEVPDAEQEFLPMLEEEEDEGINESMSGYPGDVENGSKAIDIMKKSPRSSHSGIASSQPMPRKPSVLSMLWNRMKSDSHDNVRRAHIRPNASTTSFRHRRHRGLMRSASRVSSTSHVTSQSPEMIARNQTLAAQDSAIFRMSDLSINAPATDEISSPRPKGRLNSYDDDEPILIKIKRRDQDGHVIMSHSSDDFDMTQEPTRSQLFHKQKRPGSSKIPIEKKPTNETISPVAKSSTSGDNRSMGSNASIRTSIFQGDADDTVISEEEEEEKEETAVKP; from the exons GTTATTTGAGAAGGTGTCAGTGTTCTGCCAGTACTTCAGTGACTTGATACCACTGTCATTCGTGCTTGGGTTTTACGTTTCCATAGTAGTACAGCGGTGGTGGGAGCAGTACCTCTCCCTGCCATGGCCagactctctggctctctttgtcTCTACATCTATCCACGGCCAG GATGAGCGATCGCGTCTGATGCGGAGAACGGTCATGCGCTACGTCAATCTTACTGAACTCATCACGCTTATCATGATCAGTCCCACTGTCAAGAAGCGGTTCCCTACCCTTGATCACTTGGTTGAAGCAG GTTTTATGACATCAAATGAAAAGAAAATTTTTGATGCCCTTGATGAAAAAACTTCCCACCCAAAATATTGGATGCCATTAGTGTGGGCTGGCAGTATTGTTACCAGAGCTAGGAAAGAGGGCAGAATCAGGGATGATTTTGCTGTTAAGACAATCATAGATGAGATCAACAGATTCCGAGGACTATGTGGAGGACTTTTAAGTTATGACTGGATAAGCATCCCATTAGTTTACACACAG GTGGTGACATTGGCTGTTTACTCCTTTTTTCTTGCCACCATCATGGGTCGTCAGTTTCTCGATCCaaaacaaaatatcaacaaaCATCATGTCGACTTCTATGTGCCAATCTTCACATTTCTGCAGTTTTTCTTCTACATGGGTTGGCTGAAGGTTGCTGAATCTTTGGTTAATCCCTTTGGAGAAGATGATGATGATTTTGAAGTCAATTGGCTGGTGGACAGAAATTTGCAG GTCTCGTACCTTATTGTGGATGAAATGCACAGTGAACATCCAGAACTTATTCAGGACATGTATTGGGATGAAGTATTCCCTCAAGAACTTCCATACACGATCGCTTCGGAGGCATTCAGACGGGAACCTCCACAAGGTTCAACTGCAAATATTGAAGTACCAGATGCAGAACAAGAATTCTTGCCTatgttggaagaggaggaggatgagggaataAATGAATCCATGTCTGGTTATCCG GGTGATGTAGAAAATGGTTCAAAAGCTATTGATATAATGAAGAAAAGTCCAAGGTCATCTCATTCTGGGATAGCTTCGTCTCAGCCCATGCCTCGGAAACCTTCTGTGTTGTCAATGTTATGGAACCGGATGAAATCTGACAGTCATGACAATGTCCGGCGTGCACACATTAGACCAAACG CAAGTACCACATCATTTCGCCATAGGCGGCATCGTGGCTTGATGAGATCAGCATCACGAGTGTCATCAACATCCCATGTAACTTCTCAGAGCCCAGAGATGATTGCAAGAAATCAAACTCTGGCAGCACAG GATAGTGCCATTTTTCGCATGTCAGATCTATCAATTAACGCACCTGCCACGGATGAAATTTCCAGTCCGCGACCTAAAGGCAGACTTAATTCCTACGATGATGATGAGCCAATACTTATTAAAATAAAACGCAGAGACCAAGATG GGCACGTTATTATGTCACACTCTTCTGATGACTTCGACATGACACAAGAACCCACTCGATCACaactatttcataaacaaaagagaCCAGGATCAAGTAAGATACCTATTGAA AAAAAACCCACTAATGAGACAATATCTCCAGTGGCTAAAAGCTCAACAAGTGGAGATAACAGGAGTATGGGTAGCAATGCATCAATCCGCACGTCAATATTCCAGGGAGATGCTGATGACACAGTGAttagtgaagaggaggaggaagagaaagaagaGACAG CAGTGAAGCCTTAG
- the LOC123766172 gene encoding bestrophin homolog 17 isoform X1 encodes MTVTYTSQVATCSGFGCFWKLLFRWKGSIYKLVWPELLVYSIAFYLFSFTYRFALSEDQKRLFEKVSVFCQYFSDLIPLSFVLGFYVSIVVQRWWEQYLSLPWPDSLALFVSTSIHGQDERSRLMRRTVMRYVNLTELITLIMISPTVKKRFPTLDHLVEAGFMTSNEKKIFDALDEKTSHPKYWMPLVWAGSIVTRARKEGRIRDDFAVKTIIDEINRFRGLCGGLLSYDWISIPLVYTQVVTLAVYSFFLATIMGRQFLDPKQNINKHHVDFYVPIFTFLQFFFYMGWLKVAESLVNPFGEDDDDFEVNWLVDRNLQVSYLIVDEMHSEHPELIQDMYWDEVFPQELPYTIASEAFRREPPQGSTANIEVPDAEQEFLPMLEEEEDEGINESMSGYPGDVENGSKAIDIMKKSPRSSHSGIASSQPMPRKPSVLSMLWNRMKSDSHDNVRRAHIRPNASTTSFRHRRHRGLMRSASRVSSTSHVTSQSPEMIARNQTLAAQDSAIFRMSDLSINAPATDEISSPRPKGRLNSYDDDEPILIKIKRRDQDGHVIMSHSSDDFDMTQEPTRSQLFHKQKRPGSSKIPIEKKPTNETISPVAKSSTSGDNRSMGSNASIRTSIFQGDADDTVISEEEEEEKEETELMQHKKRGGLSTMNLKGLSKILSPTRSFHGEPSASSSPIKPSSSEALATGTSHPEHLSRVDYERQSSTRSQKQDGASASEPVSPSPKSPVTHWRNAQSLATLNASNKATSSQSVTSPPAETDNSTFYKPFSGDLNIFVEEASPESGSPEKVFSTLQTEQASGDADISEQSVAKDALETIIEGPLETISEDKFEDEASSRKRLISESELEAIPEAEDSYSILESKKLLDD; translated from the exons GTTATTTGAGAAGGTGTCAGTGTTCTGCCAGTACTTCAGTGACTTGATACCACTGTCATTCGTGCTTGGGTTTTACGTTTCCATAGTAGTACAGCGGTGGTGGGAGCAGTACCTCTCCCTGCCATGGCCagactctctggctctctttgtcTCTACATCTATCCACGGCCAG GATGAGCGATCGCGTCTGATGCGGAGAACGGTCATGCGCTACGTCAATCTTACTGAACTCATCACGCTTATCATGATCAGTCCCACTGTCAAGAAGCGGTTCCCTACCCTTGATCACTTGGTTGAAGCAG GTTTTATGACATCAAATGAAAAGAAAATTTTTGATGCCCTTGATGAAAAAACTTCCCACCCAAAATATTGGATGCCATTAGTGTGGGCTGGCAGTATTGTTACCAGAGCTAGGAAAGAGGGCAGAATCAGGGATGATTTTGCTGTTAAGACAATCATAGATGAGATCAACAGATTCCGAGGACTATGTGGAGGACTTTTAAGTTATGACTGGATAAGCATCCCATTAGTTTACACACAG GTGGTGACATTGGCTGTTTACTCCTTTTTTCTTGCCACCATCATGGGTCGTCAGTTTCTCGATCCaaaacaaaatatcaacaaaCATCATGTCGACTTCTATGTGCCAATCTTCACATTTCTGCAGTTTTTCTTCTACATGGGTTGGCTGAAGGTTGCTGAATCTTTGGTTAATCCCTTTGGAGAAGATGATGATGATTTTGAAGTCAATTGGCTGGTGGACAGAAATTTGCAG GTCTCGTACCTTATTGTGGATGAAATGCACAGTGAACATCCAGAACTTATTCAGGACATGTATTGGGATGAAGTATTCCCTCAAGAACTTCCATACACGATCGCTTCGGAGGCATTCAGACGGGAACCTCCACAAGGTTCAACTGCAAATATTGAAGTACCAGATGCAGAACAAGAATTCTTGCCTatgttggaagaggaggaggatgagggaataAATGAATCCATGTCTGGTTATCCG GGTGATGTAGAAAATGGTTCAAAAGCTATTGATATAATGAAGAAAAGTCCAAGGTCATCTCATTCTGGGATAGCTTCGTCTCAGCCCATGCCTCGGAAACCTTCTGTGTTGTCAATGTTATGGAACCGGATGAAATCTGACAGTCATGACAATGTCCGGCGTGCACACATTAGACCAAACG CAAGTACCACATCATTTCGCCATAGGCGGCATCGTGGCTTGATGAGATCAGCATCACGAGTGTCATCAACATCCCATGTAACTTCTCAGAGCCCAGAGATGATTGCAAGAAATCAAACTCTGGCAGCACAG GATAGTGCCATTTTTCGCATGTCAGATCTATCAATTAACGCACCTGCCACGGATGAAATTTCCAGTCCGCGACCTAAAGGCAGACTTAATTCCTACGATGATGATGAGCCAATACTTATTAAAATAAAACGCAGAGACCAAGATG GGCACGTTATTATGTCACACTCTTCTGATGACTTCGACATGACACAAGAACCCACTCGATCACaactatttcataaacaaaagagaCCAGGATCAAGTAAGATACCTATTGAA AAAAAACCCACTAATGAGACAATATCTCCAGTGGCTAAAAGCTCAACAAGTGGAGATAACAGGAGTATGGGTAGCAATGCATCAATCCGCACGTCAATATTCCAGGGAGATGCTGATGACACAGTGAttagtgaagaggaggaggaagagaaagaagaGACAG AATTGATGCAGCATAAGAAAAGGGGAGGCCTGAGCACCATGAACCTCAAAGGATTATCCAAGATCCTCAGTCCAACAAGGTCATTCCATGGGGAACCCAGTGCATCATCCTCCCCCATTAAACCCAG CAGCAGTGAAGCCTTAGCCACGGGAACGTCTCACCCGGAGCACCTTTCACGTGTAGATTATGAGCGTCAAAGTAGCACCAGGTCACAAAAACAGGACGGAGCTAGTGCTAGTGAACCAGTGTCCCCAAGTCCCAAGTCTCCGGTAACCCATTGGAGAAATGCTCAGAGTCTTGCCACTCTGAATGCTTCAAACAAAGCTACAAGCTCTCAGTCTGTGACTTCTCCACCTGCTGAGACAGATAATTCTACATTTTATAAGCCATTCAGTGGAGATCTGAACATATTTGTCGAAGAAGCAAGTCCAGAAAGTGGCAGTCCAGAAAAAGTATTTAGTACACTGCAAACTGAACAAGCATCTGGAGATGCTGATATTTCAGAACAATCAGTAGCTAAGGATGCACTAGAAACAATAATTGAAGGCCCATTAGAAACTATATCGGAAGATAAATTTGAGGATGAGGCATCGAGTAGAAAGAGGCTCATTTCAGAAAGTGAATTAGAAGCAATACCAGAAGCAGAAGACAGTTATAGTATTCTTGAAAGTAAGAAATTGTTGGACGATTGA